In Spodoptera frugiperda isolate SF20-4 chromosome 1, AGI-APGP_CSIRO_Sfru_2.0, whole genome shotgun sequence, the following are encoded in one genomic region:
- the LOC118273385 gene encoding katanin p80 WD40 repeat-containing subunit B1 isoform X4, with protein MESVRRSWKLQEFVAHKANVNCLAMGHKSNQVLATGGDDKKVNLWAIGRQSCLMSLSGHTTPVECVCFGHSEDLVCAGSQTGALKIWDLEAAKLLRTFTGHKGAIKCMDFHPYGDYLTTGSCDSNVKLWDTRKRGCIVTYSSHRLAVNSLQFSPDGQWIASACEDGLVKVWDVRVGKVLQEFMEHTSAVTCVKFHPHEFLLASCGTDRTVNFWDMEKFQLVSKFEKDNTSIRHMVFSDDGATLLGCANDGLHVVGWEPARVFDTVHGHWGQIHDITVAQTQLIAGSFHSTYVVLSVVDLNKVHPFGGPPPVSPPVVRDLSPFQKGHSVRKSFSKEKPPKEVLHRPSLLDEKTAEESTSGTEADEESVPEPAEKVEPVVSTCLRDLMLDEPVPLARPLPQPSPPQRQRSEHYSRIPTSTKEHYTVVEKKTESFSRVMDNTKENNAFTTAQTLRDYTSSPLTANSLNRHNSYKETKSTTDLSTTNLRPSNSEISLGPPTLGPRSLSFTRAPTEASRRRVEPVARENVTVSRSVEAPEAEPEPEFVPFTTDRPVGLDLDEFLPRGLAGGYARRGARGGGAEPSEQEVLGVMMRGHDSMMAVLTARQRALQIFHSVRVNKSLRSALESVIALEDTSVILDILNVMAHRPSLWNLDICLLMLPKIYELLQSKYESYMQCGCNALRLIVRNFSSVVRANVSAPVRTLGVDIPREERYSKCMQIHRLLLDVRAFLLKRQTLQGRLGAAFRDLHNLMQQGLD; from the exons ATGGAGAGTGTTCGACGATCATGGAAACTGc AGGAATTCGTTGCCCACAAGGCAAATGTCAACTGCCTGGCGATGGGCCACAAGTCCAACCAAGTGCTGGCGACTGGTGGCGATGACAAAAAAGTAAACTTGTGGGCTATAGGAAGACAAAGCTGCCTTATG AGCTTAAGTGGACATACAACTCCTGTAGAATGTGTATGTTTTGGGCATTCTGAAGACTTAGTTTGTGCTGGATCACAAACTGGTGCCTTAAAGATATGGGATTTAGAAGCAGCTAAATTGTTGAGAACCTTCACCGGCCACAAGGGAGCTATTAAATGTATGGACTTCCATCCTTATGGAGATTATTTAACAACAGGTTCTTGTGATAGCAATGTTAAGTTGTGGGACACAAGGAAGAGGGGATGTATTGTTACCTACTCTAGCCACCGGCTTGCTGTCAACAGTCTTCAGTTTAGTCCTGATGGGCAGTGGATTGCATCTGCCTGTGAAGATG GTTTAGTTAAAGTGTGGGATGTGCGAGTTGGCAAAGTCCTTCAAGAGTTTATGGAGCATACATCAGCAGTAACATGTGTAAAATTCCACCCTCATGAATTTCTTCTTGCAAGTTGTGGTACTGATAGGACTGTCAATTTCTGGGACATGGAAAAGTTTCAGTTGGTATCCAAGTTTGAAAAAGATAATACATCTATCAG ACACATGGTGTTTAGTGATGATGGTGCAACATTGCTTGGTTGTGCTAATGATGGGTTGCATGTCGTTGGATGGGAACCAGCCAGAGTTTTTGACACTGTTCATGGACATTGGGGTCAAATTCATGATATTACTGTTGCGCAAACACAATTA ATAGCTGGATCATTCCATTCTACTTATGTGGTTCTATCTGTAGTTGATCTCAATAAAGTCCATCCATTTGGAGGACCACCACCAGTGTCGCCACCTGTCGTCAGGGACCTTTCTCCATTCCAAAAAGGACACTCGGTTCGCAAAAGTTTTTCGAAGGAAAAACCACCAAAAGAAG TCTTACACCGACCATCTCTCCTGGATGAAAAAACCGCTGAGGAATCTACATCAGGAACTGAAGCAGATGAGGAATCAG tgCCAGAGCCAGCAGAAAAGGTAGAACCGGTTGTGAGCACCTGTCTTCGCGACCTGATGCTTGACGAGCCTGTGCCCTTGGCGCGACCGTTGCCACAGCCTTCCCCGCCCCAACGACAGCGATCAGAACATTACTCCCGCATACCAACTTCAACCAAAGAACATTACACGGTTGTAGAGAAAAAAACAGAAAGTTTTTCAA GGGTGATGGacaacacaaaagaaaataatgcaTTCACAACAGCGCAAACATTAAGAGATTATACGTCCAGCCCGCTCACAGCAAACTCGCTTAACCGACATAACTCATACAAAGAAACTAAGTCTACGACAGATCTAT CTACGACCAACCTCCGCCCAAGTAACAGTGAAATATCGTTAGGTCCGCCGACATTGGGGCCAAGGTCGTTATCCTTCACCAGAGCACCGACAGAGGCTTCGAG GCGAAGAGTAGAACCTGTTGCTAGAGAAAATGTAACAGTGTCTCGAAGTGTCGAAGCTCCAGAGGCTGAACCAGAGCCAGAATTTGTGCCTTTCACCACCGACAGACCCGTCGGACTTGATCTCGATGAATTTTTGCCC CGCGGTCTGGCAGGTGGGTATGCTCGGCGCGGGGCACGAGGTGGCGGCGCCGAGCCAAGCGAACAGGAGGTGCTCGGCGTGATGATGCGTGGTCACGACTCCATGATGGCCGTGCTTACTGCCAGACAACGAGCTCTACAG aTTTTTCATTCCGTCCGAGTTAATAAAAGTCTGAGATCTGCATTAGAATCTGTTATCGCTCTCGAGGATACATCTGTGATACTCGACATCCTTAATGTTATGGCACATAGAcc atcATTGTGGAATTTAGACATCTGTTTGTTAATGCTACCCAAGATATATGAATTATTACAAAGCAAATATGAATC aTACATGCAATGTGGTTGCAATGCTTTGAGGCTGATAGTGCGCAACTTCTCATCGGTAGTAAGAGCTAACGTAAGTGCTCCAGTACGTACGTTGGGTGTAGACATTCCTCGTGAGGAGCGGTATTCTAAATGTATGCAGATACACCGGCTCCTGCTCGACGTACGAGCTTTTTTGCTCAAACGACAAACGCTTCAGGGACGCCTTGGAGCTGCCTTCAGAGATCTTCATAACCTAATGCAACAAGGTCTTGACTGA